One genomic window of Arachis stenosperma cultivar V10309 chromosome 10, arast.V10309.gnm1.PFL2, whole genome shotgun sequence includes the following:
- the LOC130957844 gene encoding F-box/kelch-repeat protein At3g23880-like: MAAQHPTRALLLCEVVMEILSWIPAKPVTRLKLVCKSWNSIISHPHFVKLHLHRSPKNAILLFTRTQALTLGEEEKQDLVLSTVESFIRNPSSSLDAQENRHSLHVDDRVSGSCNGLVCVARMLCDHNNGVCDIWFRLWNPLTGFVSENSPCLRVNVYNSLGFGYDESSDSYKVVTLIRDSVTAQVYSFRGSSWKTINSLPAFLLFAEDINGHFIGGTLNWLVLRNPHGPGYDWADVTLDMFMIVSFDLKSDTHKQILLPKGIDEVPGQEPILGVSGNSLYLLHNYKNTHFIAWQMKEFGDENSWTQLLKISFHHLGVERLSFTEFIFDNGNIFMLRGRHRFEVVFYDRRDNSVKRFNINNLDFDAFDYVESLVQPC; this comes from the coding sequence ATGGCGGCTCAACACCCAACACGGGCGCTCCTCTTGTGTGAAGTGGTGATGGAGAtcctctcttggattcctgCAAAGCCTGTCACGCGCCTGAAGCTTGTGTGCAAGTCATGGAACTCCATCATCTCCCACCCTCACTTCGTCAAACTTCACCTTCACCGATCACCCAAAAATGCCATCCTCCTCTTTACGCGAACACAAGCGCTCACCCTCGGCGAAGAAGAAAAACAGGACTTAGTGTTGAGTACCGTTGAATCTTTCATCCGAAATCCATCATCCTCTCTTGATGCTCAAGAGAATCGCCACTCTCTACATGTAGATGACCGGGTTTCGGGTTCATGCAACGGGTTGGTTTGTGTGGCCCGTATGCTTTGCGACCACAACAACGGTGTTTGCGATATCTGGTTTCGTTTATGGAACCCTCTCACAGGGTTTGTTTCAGAGAACTCGCCGTGCTTACGTGTCAATGTGTATAATTCTTTAGGGTTTGGGTATGATGAGTCAAGTGACAGTTACAAGGTAGTGACTCTCATTCGGGATTCTGTAACTGCGCAAGTTTATAGCTTCCGTGGCAGTTCTTGGAAGACGATCAACAGTCTCCCTGCTTTTCTGCTTTTCGCTGAAGATATTAATGGCCACTTCATCGGTGGCACTCTTAATTGGCTAGTTCTCCGTAACCCGCATGGACCTGGTTATGATTGGGCTGATGTTACACTTGATATGTTCATGATTGTTTCTTTTGACCTGAAATCGGATACACATAAACAGATTCTGCTTCCAAAGGGTATCGATGAGGTCCCCGGTCAAGAGCCAATTCTGGGAGTTTCGGGAAATAGCCTGTATCTTCTTCATAATTACAAGAACACTCATTTTATTGCATGGCAAATGAAGGAGTTTGGAGATGAAAATTCTTGGACTCAATTGCTAAAGATTAGTTTTCACCATCTCGGTGTTGAAAGGCTATCATTTACGGAGTTTATATTTGATAATGGAAATATCTTCATGTTGAGAGGCAGGCATCGTTTTGAGGTAGTTTTTTATGACCGAAGAGATAATAGTGTTAAACGCTTTAACATCAACAATCTTGACTTCGATGCATTTGATTATGTTGAGAGCTTGGTTCAGCCTTGTTAA
- the LOC130958004 gene encoding G-box-binding factor 1-like isoform X1: MGTEESDKLGASFKFMEPKDETVNRSLQPHWTSSMQAYHNAGSTPIPFLNPHYGPYFGQFIWPKQSTISQYNFLHESMRISNNSAIAGVIPNQQQQPSAVPVVGPAGDAASVFSEKIQRMFGANNEDSIKKCNGSLQSKSSITKEAKEIKIICSTPNHDMSGASGGKEPSDEGHDSKHDFPSPKQKCNVVSENVNSRKQHKDTMAGLNASASVVKLAKLENDEIRKERKRLSNRESAKRSRLRKQKECEELRGNMDNLKDENSSLTHMLIRLSEECMDLSNENDSIQAKSFLYRGNNTNRKCVIWLRNRLNWLRCMEQNQ; the protein is encoded by the exons ATGGGAACAGAAGAATCCGATAAACTTGGTGCATCTTTCAAATTTATGGAGCCTAAAGAT GAAACTGTAAACAGGTCTTTGCAGCCACATTGGACTAGTTCTATGCAG gcatatcataatgctGGTTCTACTCCAATTCCCTTCTTAAACCCGCATTATGGTCCTTACTTTGGCCAATTCATTTGGCCAAAACAG TCAACCATCtctcaatataattttttgcatGAGTCCATGAGGATTTCTAATAATTCTGCTATAGCTGGAGTGATTCCAAATCAGCAGCAACAACCAAGTGCTGTCCCGGTAGTTGGGCCTGCTGGG GATGCTGCATCAGTTTTTTCTGAAAAAATACAAAGGATGTTTGGTGCAAATAACGAggattcaattaaaaaatgtAATGGAAGCTTACAATCTAAAAGCTCAATCACTAAGGAAGCAAAAGAAATTAAGATCATCTGCTCAACTCCAAACCATGACATGAGTGGAGCAAGTGGAGGCAAAGAACCTTCAGATGAAGGCCATGACAGTAAACAT GATTTCCCTTCACCAAAGCAGAAATGCAATGTGGTGTCTGAAAATG TAAATTCAAGAAAACAACACAAGGATACAATGGCTGGTCTGAATGCTTCTGCCAGTGTTGTTAAACTTGCAAAACTg gaaaatgatgaaataaggaaagaaagaaaaagattatCTAATCGCGAATCAGCCAAGAGATCAAGGTTAAGAAAACAG AAAGAATGCGAAGAGCTACGTGGAAACATGGACAATTTAAAGGATGAAAATTCCTCACTCACACACATGCTTATAAGGCTTTCAGAGGAATGTATGGATCTCAGCAATGAAAACGATTCTATCCAG GCAAAGAGCTTTTTATATCGAGGAAACAATACTAACAGAAAGTGTGTGATTTGGTTGAGGAACAGGCTGAACTGGTTAAGATGTATGGAGCAGAATCAATAG
- the LOC130958004 gene encoding G-box-binding factor 1-like isoform X3: MGTEESDKLGASFKFMEPKDETVNRSLQPHWTSSMQSTISQYNFLHESMRISNNSAIAGVIPNQQQQPSAVPVVGPAGDAASVFSEKIQRMFGANNEDSIKKCNGSLQSKSSITKEAKEIKIICSTPNHDMSGASGGKEPSDEGHDSKHDFPSPKQKCNVVSENVNSRKQHKDTMAGLNASASVVKLAKLENDEIRKERKRLSNRESAKRSRLRKQKECEELRGNMDNLKDENSSLTHMLIRLSEECMDLSNENDSIQAKSFLYRGNNTNRKCVIWLRNRLNWLRCMEQNQ; the protein is encoded by the exons ATGGGAACAGAAGAATCCGATAAACTTGGTGCATCTTTCAAATTTATGGAGCCTAAAGAT GAAACTGTAAACAGGTCTTTGCAGCCACATTGGACTAGTTCTATGCAG TCAACCATCtctcaatataattttttgcatGAGTCCATGAGGATTTCTAATAATTCTGCTATAGCTGGAGTGATTCCAAATCAGCAGCAACAACCAAGTGCTGTCCCGGTAGTTGGGCCTGCTGGG GATGCTGCATCAGTTTTTTCTGAAAAAATACAAAGGATGTTTGGTGCAAATAACGAggattcaattaaaaaatgtAATGGAAGCTTACAATCTAAAAGCTCAATCACTAAGGAAGCAAAAGAAATTAAGATCATCTGCTCAACTCCAAACCATGACATGAGTGGAGCAAGTGGAGGCAAAGAACCTTCAGATGAAGGCCATGACAGTAAACAT GATTTCCCTTCACCAAAGCAGAAATGCAATGTGGTGTCTGAAAATG TAAATTCAAGAAAACAACACAAGGATACAATGGCTGGTCTGAATGCTTCTGCCAGTGTTGTTAAACTTGCAAAACTg gaaaatgatgaaataaggaaagaaagaaaaagattatCTAATCGCGAATCAGCCAAGAGATCAAGGTTAAGAAAACAG AAAGAATGCGAAGAGCTACGTGGAAACATGGACAATTTAAAGGATGAAAATTCCTCACTCACACACATGCTTATAAGGCTTTCAGAGGAATGTATGGATCTCAGCAATGAAAACGATTCTATCCAG GCAAAGAGCTTTTTATATCGAGGAAACAATACTAACAGAAAGTGTGTGATTTGGTTGAGGAACAGGCTGAACTGGTTAAGATGTATGGAGCAGAATCAATAG
- the LOC130956258 gene encoding deSI-like protein At4g17486 yields the protein MKSGFKSSWHSVVRLRLKDKSATPFCIFSKVKSAGSIIPGKAPVYLNVYDLTTVNGYMYWAGLGIFHSAVEVYGIEYAFGAHDYPTSGVFEVEPRQCPGFKFRKSIYMGTTSLDPLQIRDFMERQSANYNGDTYHLIVKNCNHFCEDICYKLTGNSIPKWVNRLARIGSCCNCILPESLKITTVEHDPNFEGCDNEKRRLRTAFSCLSSISMPQREVSMSSLFMHSHYKGCLPPWELKRSKKGSPKQK from the exons ATGAAATCAGGATTTAAGAGTAGCTGGCATTCTGTCGTCCGGCTTCGACTCAAAGACAAATCAGCCACCCCATTTTGCATATTCTCTAAAGTGAAATCAGCTGGAAGCATTATTCCTGGGAAAGCACCTGTTTATCTCAATGTATATGATTTGACAACAGTAAATGGCTATATGTATTGGGCAGGCCTTGGAATTTTCCACTCTGCTGTAGAAG TTTATGGAATAGAATATGCATTTGGAGCTCATGACTATCCAACAAGTGGTGTGTTTGAGGTTGAACCAAGGCAGTGCCCTGGCTTTAAGTTTAGGAAGTCTATATACATGGGAACTACTAGCTTGGATCCTCTCCAGATTCGAGACTTCATGGAGCGACAATCTGCGAATTACAACGGCGATACATATCACTTGATTGTCAAGAATTGCAACCATTTCTGTGAGGATATTTGTTACAAGCTCACTGGCAATTCTATCCCAAAATGGGtcaatagacttgcaagaataG GTTCCTGTTGCAACTGCATACTCCCAGAATCCCTTAAGATTACTACAGTTGAGCATGATCCAAATTTTGAAGGGTGTGATAATGAAAAGAGGAGGCTAAGAACAGCCTTCAGTTGCTTGTCATCAATCTCAATGCCACAAAGGGAAGTATCAATGTCTTCATTATTTATGCACTCTCATTATAAAGGTTGCCTACCACCTTGGGAGTTAAAGAGATCCAAAAAGGGATCACCAAAGCAAAAATGA
- the LOC130958004 gene encoding G-box-binding factor 1-like isoform X2 — MGTEESDKLGASFKFMEPKDETVNRSLQPHWTSSMQAYHNAGSTPIPFLNPHYGPYFGQFIWPKQSTISQYNFLHESMRISNNSAIAGVIPNQQQQPSAVPVVGPAGDAASVFSEKIQRMFGANNEDSIKKCNGSLQSKSSITKEAKEIKIICSTPNHDMSGASGGKEPSDEGHDSKHDFPSPKQKCNVVSENVNSRKQHKDTMAGLNASASVVKLAKLENDEIRKERKRLSNRESAKRSRLRKQKECEELRGNMDNLKDENSSLTHMLIRLSEECMDLSNENDSIQAELVKMYGAESIADLLPMKPS, encoded by the exons ATGGGAACAGAAGAATCCGATAAACTTGGTGCATCTTTCAAATTTATGGAGCCTAAAGAT GAAACTGTAAACAGGTCTTTGCAGCCACATTGGACTAGTTCTATGCAG gcatatcataatgctGGTTCTACTCCAATTCCCTTCTTAAACCCGCATTATGGTCCTTACTTTGGCCAATTCATTTGGCCAAAACAG TCAACCATCtctcaatataattttttgcatGAGTCCATGAGGATTTCTAATAATTCTGCTATAGCTGGAGTGATTCCAAATCAGCAGCAACAACCAAGTGCTGTCCCGGTAGTTGGGCCTGCTGGG GATGCTGCATCAGTTTTTTCTGAAAAAATACAAAGGATGTTTGGTGCAAATAACGAggattcaattaaaaaatgtAATGGAAGCTTACAATCTAAAAGCTCAATCACTAAGGAAGCAAAAGAAATTAAGATCATCTGCTCAACTCCAAACCATGACATGAGTGGAGCAAGTGGAGGCAAAGAACCTTCAGATGAAGGCCATGACAGTAAACAT GATTTCCCTTCACCAAAGCAGAAATGCAATGTGGTGTCTGAAAATG TAAATTCAAGAAAACAACACAAGGATACAATGGCTGGTCTGAATGCTTCTGCCAGTGTTGTTAAACTTGCAAAACTg gaaaatgatgaaataaggaaagaaagaaaaagattatCTAATCGCGAATCAGCCAAGAGATCAAGGTTAAGAAAACAG AAAGAATGCGAAGAGCTACGTGGAAACATGGACAATTTAAAGGATGAAAATTCCTCACTCACACACATGCTTATAAGGCTTTCAGAGGAATGTATGGATCTCAGCAATGAAAACGATTCTATCCAG GCTGAACTGGTTAAGATGTATGGAGCAGAATCAATAGCAGATCTATTGCCCATGAAGCCTTCTTGA
- the LOC130957843 gene encoding protein PIN-LIKES 3-like, with protein sequence MGLIDIFIASSMPVLKVLLITALGSFLALDSINILGTDARKHLNILAFYVLNPALIADNLASTITYNSMVKLWFMPINILITFVIGSILGLLVIHLSRAPQHLRGIIIGCTAAGNLGNLLLIIVPAVCQEKGSPFGDPHTCSTYGIAYASLSLAMGNVYLWTYVYNIVRVSTRGTSNCNNAASDHNDSPRKYSEPELLSCSEPLLVSNKNVKDQYVLLPCTTSEAKHEVAGTDNMSNRLQLFLRKASLKEAFAPSTIGAIVGFIVGLVPQMQKALIGNEAPLHVIQDSTSFLGDAAIPSLTLIVGGNLLKGLKGSEIDKSIIIGIIISRYIILPVSGIFIIKWAAQLGMVQLDPLYQFVLLIQYAVPPSMNIGAITQLFGIGEKECSVILLWSYLVASISLTFWSTYFMWLVS encoded by the exons ATGGGGCTTATAGATATCTTCATTGCTTCATCCATGCCGGTGTTGAAAGTTTTATTAATCACAGCACTTGGTTCATTTCTTGCTTTAGATAGTATTAATATATTGGGAACAGATGCAAGGAAGCACTTAAATATT TTAGCGTTTTACGTATTAAATCCAGCCCTGATAGCAGACAATCTAGCCAGCACAATTACATACAATAGTATGGTGAAACT GTGGTTCATGCCAATAAACATACTTATCACATTTGTGATTGGTTCAATTCTTGGATTGTTGGTTATTCACCTAAGCAGAGCACCTCAGCATCTGAGGGGTATTATTATTGGTTGCACTGCTGCAG GCAATTTAGGGAACTTGCTTTTGATTATAGTCCCAGCAGTGTGTCAAGAAAAAGGAAGCCCGTTTGGGGATCCTCATACTTGTAGCACCTATGGAATAGCTTATGCTTCCCTCTCACTTGCG ATGGGAAACGTATATTTGTGGACCTATGTATATAACATAGTCAGGGTCTCTACAAGAGGAACAAGCAATTGCAATAATGCTGCAAGCGACCACAACGATTCTCCAAGAAAGTACTCAGAACCAGAGCTCCTTAGTTGTTCAGAACCTTTACTTGTATCCAACAAGAATGTTAAGGATCAATATGTTCTCCTACCCTGCACTACCTCTGAAGCAAAACATgag GTGGCAGGTACAGATAACATGTCAAACCGTCTGCAATTATTCCTTAGAAAGGCCAGTCTGAAGGAAGCATTTGCACCATCCACCATTGGAGCG ATTGTTGGGTTTATAGTTGGATTGGTCCCCCAAATGCAAAAGGCTTTGATTGGCAATGAAGCTCCACTACATGTGATTCAGGACTCAACATCCTTCTTAGG AGATGCAGCGATTCCTTCTCTCACTTTGATAGTTGGGGGAAATCTCCTTAAAG GTTTGAAAGGATCAGAAATTGATAAAAGTATCATTATAGGCATCATCATTTCAAGATATATAATCCTTCCTGTGTCTGGAATCTTCATTATTAAATGGGCAGCTCAACTAGGCATGGTGCAGTTAGATCCATTGTATCAGTTTGTTCTTCTGATCCAGTATGCAGTTCCACCATCCATGAATATAG GAGCTATCACTCAATTGTTTGGGATAGGAGAGAAAGAGTGTTCTGTCATCCTACTGTGGTCTTACCTTGTGGCTTCAATCTCTCTAACCTTTTGGTCAACGTATTTCATGTGGCTTGTATCATAA
- the LOC130955691 gene encoding GDSL esterase/lipase 1-like: protein MASLKFNYFCFLVLFIASNIIILDPTLCLGNGDDDMCLVRKQHAALFVFGDSLFDAGNNNYINTTADFQSNYPPYGETFFNYPSGRFSDGRVLPDFIAEYAKLPLIQPYLFPGNQIYSDGINFASAGAGALVETYQGLVIDLKTQLSYFQKVSKVLKKKLGDTEAKTLLAKAVYLINIGSNDYLVPLSKNSTSASSYEKYVGMVVANISNVIKGIHKVGGRKVGILNQPPFGCILALKLRLNGTKGSCVEEASSLAKMHNNVLSVELQKLKTQLRGFKYSYFDYYNWVFDVINHPSKYGFKESGVACCGSGLYNGDYTCGGKRASKDYDLCKNPSDYVFFDSVHPTERVNKIFSQIMWSGNQTSTGPYNLKTLFEV from the exons ATGGCAAgtctaaaattcaattatttCTGCTTCTTAGTTTTGTTTATTGCTAGCAATATCATCATCCTTGATCCAACTTTGTGCCTCGGCAATGGAGATGATGATATGTGCCTCGTAAGAAAACAACATGCTGCACTATTTGTGTTTGGAGATTCATTATTTGATGCTGGAAACAACAATTACATAAATACCACTGCTGATTTTCAGTCAAATTATCCACCTTATGGTGAAACCTTCTTCAACTACCCATCAGGTAGATTTTCTGATGGACGTGTGCTTCCAGATTTTATTG CTGAATATGCTAAGTTGCCATTGATCCAACCATATCTATTTCCTGGTAATCAAATATACAGTGATGGAATCAATTTTGCATCAGCAGGAGCTGGAGCTTTGGTTGAAACCTATCAAGGACTG GTGATAGATCTAAAAACTCAATTAAGTTATTTTCAAAAAGTCAGCAAAGTATTGAAGAAGAAACTTGGAGATACAGAAGCTAAAACCCTGCTAGCCAAAGCTGTTTACCTTATTAACATTGGAAGCAATGACTATTTAGTCCCCTTGTCAAAAAATTCAACAAGTGCATCCTCATATGAGAAATATGTAGGCATGGTAGTAGCCAATATTTCAAACGTAATAAAA GGAATCCATAAAGTAGGAGGAAGGAAAGTGGGGATTCTTAACCAGCCACCTTTTGGTTGCATTCTAGCACTGAAGCTAAGGCTAAATGGAACCAAGGGTTCATGCGTGGAAGAAGCTTCATCATTAGCCAAAATGCATAACAATGTCCTTTCTGTGGAACTTCAAAAGTTAAAGACACAGCTCAGAGGATTTAAATATTCATACTTTGATTACTATAATTGGGTTTTTGATGTAATAAACCACCCTTCAAAATATG GCTTTAAAGAAAGTGGTGTGGCATGCTGTGGGAGTGGCCTTTACAATGGTGATTACACTTGTGGAGGCAAAAGAGCATCCAAAGATTATGATTTGTGTAAGAATCCAAGTGATTATGTGTTCTTTGATTCGGTTCATCCTACTGAAAGGGTTAATAAGATTTTTTCTCAGATTATGTGGAGTGGAAATCAAACTTCTACAGGTCCATACAATCTAAAAACACTATTTGAAGTTTGA
- the LOC130955692 gene encoding UPF0496 protein At4g34320-like produces MGIHLSKNTTEASSSAGINFNSNVATELSSYEAACKIDSDMQSFDAALQTRTNEAISTIALGVELRSLSFESLKQVTKCLLDMNQDVVKMILNCKRDIWKDKELFDLVEEYFDNSLKTLDFYNALEKCLKRAADNQLLILVAFQLFDEETEVGSSRFVRTLQGLKNFKAAGDPFTEEFFQIYQSVYNQQILMLEKLRLRTNKIDKKLKHIHTWRKVSSVIFVVTVAAVLICSVVAAAVASPHVAAALAAATAIPIGSMGRWIDSLLKKYEDALKGEKGVGISAQVGTYVAIKDLENIRVLIDRLEVEIESLMQNVDFAIEQEAVKVAIEEIKRKLGVFMKNVEDLGVQADSCSRDIMRARTVVLQKIIMLPHS; encoded by the coding sequence ATGGGGATCCATTTGAGCAAGAACACCACTGAAGCATCATCTTCTGCTGGCATCAACTTCAATTCCAATGTAGCCACTGAATTGAGCTCTTATGAGGCTGCTTGCAAGATTGATTCTGATATGCAGTCCTTTGACGCCGCCCTTCAAACTCGCACGAATGAAGCCATCAGTACTATTGCTCTTGGCGTGGAACTCCGCTCCCTTTCGTTCGAATCGCTCAAGCAAGTTACCAAATGCCTCTTGGATATGAATCAGGATGTTGTAAAGATGATCTTGAATTGCAAGAGAGATATTTGGAAGGACAAAGAGCTATTTGATCTTGTTGAGGAGTACTTTGATAACAGTTTGAAGACATTGGATTTCTACAATGCTCTGGAGAAGTGCCTGAAGCGCGCTGCGGATAACCAATTGCTTATCCTTGTTGCCTTCCAACTGTTTGATGAGGAAACCGAGGTTGGGAGCAGCCGGTTCGTGAGGACACTGCAGGGGCTGAAGAATTTCAAGGCTGCTGGTGATCCTTTTACTGAGGAATTCTTCCAAATTTACCAGTCTGTGTATAACCAGCAGATACTTATGCTTGAGAAGTTGCGGCTGAGGACGAATAAGATTGATAAGAAGCTGAAACACATACATACTTGGAGGAAGGTGTCGAGTGTTATATTTGTGGTAACTGTTGCTGCTGTATTGATATGCTCTGTTGTGGCAGCAGCTGTTGCCTCACCTCATGTTGCAGCCGCTCTGGCTGCTGCTACTGCGATCCCAATTGGCTCAATGGGGAGGTGGATTGACTCTTTGTTGAAGAAATATGAAGATGCACTTAAAGGGGAAAAGGGGGTAGGTATCTCGGCACAAGTTGGCACTTATGTTGCTATAAAGGATTTGGAGAATATCCGGGTTCTCATTGATCGGCTGGAAGTTGAGATTGAATCTCTGATGCAGAATGTTGATTTCGCCATCGAGCAAGAAGCTGTGAAGGTTGCAATAGAGGAGATCAAGAGGAAGTTGGGAGTATTTATGAAGAatgttgaagatttaggagtcCAAGCCGATTCGTGTAGTCGCGACATTATGAGGGCAAGGACAGTGGTtctacaaaaaattataatgcTTCCTCACAGCTGA